The segment CCGCTTGGGTGTGTGTATACTCACTGTGTGACTGGCAGGTCCTCAATCTCCAACAGGACTCCTTTCTCATGTAAACGGGCTGCAGTGTAGGTCAGAGTTGGCTGCCTGCTCTTCTTCCCTTTGCTCTCTGCTGCCTTCTTGCCACTCACCTtactgagggggagagagagagctcagcacAGTAGCAGTCTGCAGCCGTTTTACTTCTGAACTTCAAACAGTGTGGTCACACTCCCACATGTGTTTATGTGTACCTGTGTTTGGCGGTGAGGTTATCCAGGCAAGTGGTGATGTACTGGCTGTAGAAGTCCACCTGTTCGCTGTGGAAGGAGCTCTTGCAGTGAAGGCTGCCCATGGTCTGTCTCAGCTTGACCAGCTCAGCCTGACGACGCTGCCGGTAAAGACGCTGGTGGCGGATGTCCTGGGAAGGATGGTTTGGAAAGAGAGGGttacatttgggggggggggggatccaaATGGCGACCAATTGTGACAAGCTATACCATCTTGGTTTAGGTGTAGTTGATTTGGTATGATAACTTTACAACTAAAATGTCATtgtgtgtgatgtgtagtgtCTCTATCCACCTTGGCTATGAGCTGTAGTATATGTGTCTCAGAGTCAGGTGGGGTCAGGACGCCCAGGCTCTCCAGCCTCCTCAGGCTACGCTGGATCTTTCGCTTCTTCTCCTCCAGAGACAGGTTGCCGTCGGCAACGATCGACTGGTTCCTCTTCATCTTCTCGGGGGTGTGGGCATCCCTCTGGGCGCGGCGATGCATCATCCACCCATGCTGCACCTCCTGAGAGGAATACACCAGCGGTTAGGGGGTTAACTACTACAAACTCCCTGCGGAGGGATGAGAGTGTGAGGAAGAGGGTGTGTGGGAGCCCAGTGAAGAGCTGTAGAATATACCTGATCCTGAGAGGAGGAGGCTCTGAGGACCTCACTCAGTGTGTCTCCAGGCTGGGCTCGGATCACGTCGATGATCAACTGTTTGGTACTGCAAAACACAAGCACACTTCACATTAGACATGCCATTTTCATAGTGTGATAGTCGTACCACACTGAAATGTTAAATGGTTTAAGCCCTACCTGAGGAGAATCCCCCTGGCGTCAGGGTGATCGTCAGAGCCCCTGAACACATCAAACTTGCTGGTGAGAGTGAGGGACACCTCCATCTTACTGTACTGGGCCAGGGTCTGTTCTGTATGGGGCTCCGCGGCGCTCACAGCCCCCTCACCAACCAGAGCGTGGATAGTGGGGACCTTTCCCAGGTCTCTCAGCAGATTCAGCAACGGGTCAGACTGGTCGGGACACAGGGAATCCTGGTGCTCCAGCagaagctacacacacacacacgtactttAGTGCACAGGATCTACTAAAATGAAAAGGTTTGTACccaaccaacatcccccagaacCCATTCAAATAAAAGTTTGGATGAGTCTTTATCTTATGTGGCATCCAGACCTTGTGGGTGTTGAGGAGCTCACTGATGGAAATATAGATGACAGGCTTGTTGAGGATGACCATCTCAGAGTACTCATCAATGTTAAAACGCTCCTCTGGCTCCGGCACGTCACACGCAGCATGCAGGAACTTACTGCGGAAGACATATGAACAACGCTTAAGAACCACTTAGCATGTATAGCCTAATTATAGTAATAAAGCTCTCCTCTGAAAAGGTGGTGGAGGCTGCGCTAAAATGACAGGACGACTCACCGGAACTTGGAGTGCGTCAGGGTAATGTAGTCGTTGAGGGCGCGCAGGTGAGGACTGTCACCGTGGAAGTGTTTGTGTGCGGCGGCATGCTGCAGGATGCGTGCGATGGAACCCAGGATGCGGCGCTGCTCAGGGAGCAGGGAGGACCCGGCCGAGAACTCTACCACGTCAAAACCATCCGGCGCCACCACGGCTGGGTTCATGTAGCGGTAGTACACCAGGTTCCCCACAATCTGACCACAACAAAACCATCATGTTCCCCACAATCTGACCATAACGCCAGTATTCCAGAAAGCCGGACTAGTAACTTAGCGAGATCTGTCACACCAGAACTTTCCAGCTCCAGAAAAAGAGCTTGAAAGATGCCCCACCTCCTGGGGCTGGTCCAAGAAGCCTGATCAGAAACCATAGTAGCACCAAATTCTCTTAAGTAAAACTGATACCTACTAGGTTAACTTGATCTTAGCCTGTCTTGGTGAATAAATACAGGACTACTCCACTAATAAGATTGTTCATCACTATGACTTGTCCCTTCTTAGAAAATACACTTGACATCGGCACCTGCGTTGTTGGCAGTGCTTTACAAAGGAGAACGACTTATTGGACCTCGAATACATCCTTTAGATCATTCAGAAGACTGTGCAGATAAACAATAACATTCAAATACAATCACTCATATCCAGTCAATTTACTCAACACTTATAGCAAATCTAAGCCAGCGGGGTTTCGATTTGACTGCTATACAAACAGTTTATTGCTTTGCCACTGGAAATGTCCTTAATATGGGCGATGCTGAACTAGTTGGCAAGGTAACTGTGTGTAGAGCCCTAAGTGCCTCACATTGAAGATGTCTTTGTTGCATCCTTGGCTATCAAGTTTTCCATATAATCATGGAGGACTTCTACAGAACTGCAGGTAGAGTAAACTGAGGTCAGTTGACTGACAGCGATGCTTTGCTAATCTCACATTAATAAACCTAGGCAACATGATAAAAATAGCCTAATTCATCCTTCAGATTTTCCAAAGTCATTGGTGCTATAGATGGACATATTCCCAATTCAAAGACCCTCTAGACCAAATGAAGGAGACTAAGTGAATAGAAAATATTTTTGCTGGATAAACAGGTAGCTATTGAATATTGTAGCCAACACTTCTAGCAAACCAAATCATTTTCAGAAACAGTCATTCAATTCAATGATTTTCCTTACTTCTTTGGTCAGATGATCTGTGACTACCATGGGGTttcaactaaacatagaacacaTTGTTGCCCATGTGGTCATGAAAAGCACTATGAATTCAATAAATTATTATTCATCCGACATAAGCCATGGAATGTCTCTAGCATTGCATTTGTGACATATGTAAGTTGTAGTAGCCTATTAGGCCATAGCCTTGACACTTAATATATCACCAGCGTTGCAATAAAAATGCTTATAAAGTAAAAACATTACTAGTCACCCATGTGTGTAAGCTAGGCCTATTAAATATTGGAATCATGCCACTTCACTTGCGCATTTACTCTGTCTGCAATTGTCTGCCAGGCTCTCCCTCTGGCTTTTGCAGTAGTGGAAGTATTACTTTTTTTGGTAAATTCACCACATATACACTAAAGTACCAAtgaataaaatcgagcacacagccatgcaatctccatagacaaacattggcagtagaatagccttattgaagagctcagtgactttcaacgtggtaccgtcataagatgccacctttccagcaagtcaCTTTTGTCAAATTTCTCCAGTCAATTGCaagtgctgttattttgaagttgaagcatctaggagcaacaacggctaagTCGGGAAGTGAtacgccacacaagctcacagaacaggacctccGAGAGCTGAAAATGCatcctgcccgaatgcataatgccaactgtaaagtttggtggaggaggaataatggtctggggctgttattcatggttcgggctaggccccttaattccagtATAGGGAAATCTTACGCtacatcatacaatgacattctagacaattctgtgcttccaactttgtggcaacagttcggTGAAGGtcctttctgtttcagcatgacaacgtaTGCCCTCGTGCCCCAAgcaaggttcatacagaaatgatttgtcgagatcggtgtggaagaacttgactggcctgcacagagccctgacctcaaccccatcaaacacctctGGGATGAATTggatcacccaacatcagtgctcaacctcactaatgcttgtggctgaatggaagcaagtcccagcaacaatgttccaacatctagtggaaagccttcccagacgagtagaggctgttatagcagcaaagggggaccaactccatattaatgcccatgattttggaatgagatgttcgacgagcaggtgtccacatacatttggtcatgtagtgtatgtgaaaaTATTTGTTGTTTTACAATTGTTTCAGACTTGTTAAATATTGGGCTCAGTCTTTTGACTCCATATCTATCGACATGAGGACCTTTTTGAATGTTGCGTGCACGAGCCAGTTGTCAGATCAACCAATCTGAGCTTTGCTTAGCCTAATAATTTAGACGAGAAGCAACGGTTATGGAACTAAGAAATCCGGAACTCCCTCATCTGGTTAAGACAAGCCGGATACGTTCGGGAAATCCTGAATGTTAAACCATCTTTGTCGAATACCCCTCTGGTTCCCCAGAATCTAACCACAACACATGGAAGGTTCAGATCCTGTATAGCTGATCTAAGTGATATCAAAGTGATTTAATCATCGAGTCTGATCAGTAGTGTACCTTGTAAAGCTCGTCCTTGCTGGCCTGAGGAAACTTCTCATGTAGAGAATCTCTCAGGACCTTGGCTGTGTAGCGCATTCCATAtctgtgggaggaaggagaacGCCTGAGTGCTGAACTCCCATCACAGAACATAAAGTATCAGAGAAACAAATCAAACTAAATCAATAAGTAGCCAAATCTGGTGAGAGGAAGACGTGAGCGCCCAACAGCTGTTTGGTTAAGTTGCTGGTGATTCAAATGAATTCCACTGAGAATGAAAAGGAAGCTCTGCAGAGTGCATACGAAGGGCCTCTTACGGTAATTTATGCAGGTTGCTGGTGATAGCGTTGAGCAGGCGGTCTGTGAGGTTCTTGAGGTTGACGATAGAGATGTCCAGCCGACGCTGCACTTCTGGGTGGGCCAGGGCCTGCTCTGCACTCACTTCATAAGGCAgggagctggggagaggagacagagtatGTTGTGTCTGTATAGATGTACGTTTCTCAATGGACCTCTTGAAGCCAATCAGAGAATGTAAGCGTACATATCTTTAAAATACTAGtcatgagaaaatcaaatcaGTACATTCAACTAAAGTAAGTAAATCAGTCTGCATAGTATAAGTATTTCTTGCTGTATGCTGACCTCTAGTAGCCAAGCTAAAATTGTCTAGGCACCTCTAGTAGATGGCTCTCTATAGGAGAACAAGTGTGTGCTGCTGTGATACTATATTTGCTCCTGGTTCAGTGCTGACCTCTTGTGGCCGGTCTGTGTCTCAGTCTGGTTGACCCAGCTCTTGTAGATCTCGCAGGGGTCCGTGCGGATGCTGAGGGTGCGGTCCTGCAGCACCTCTCTAATGGCCGGCCCCAGGATCTCCTTCAACGCGGTCTGACCGCGGGCATGGCGGTAGAAACTCACCAACATCTTAATGACTGTGGGGTTCCCAGTCACCACCTCCTGGGGCTGGTCCACCTTCcacctgagagagaaagagagaagttgAGTTCAGTGCAACTTGATCCCCtgacagcctgtgtgtgtgtgtgtgtgtgtgaatagtgcGTGTACACTGACTTGATCTCGTGGCGCAGCGCGGTGGTGAAGAGCTGCAGCAGCAGGTAGGCCTCCCTGCAGTCGGAGCCGTAGTTGAACAGGGTGAAGATGACCGTCTCCATGAAGAGAGTTGTTTTATTCTGCGGCATCAGGAAGATCAGCTGGGCCAGGTACAGAGGCTGagtctggagaacacacacacacacttaaattaAGCGAGCAATTGAAGAAAACTCAGCACAGGCCACATACGAGGGGGCAGATAAAATAGTCAACCCTGTATCGATAATACCCATTTTAAAAAATGTTTCCATCAGCTCACCTGTAGCAGATAGAAGAGGTGCTGGTAAGCCTCCAGTTTCTCCCTCTTGTCTTTGCTCAGGGCCTTGAGGCCCTTGCTCTTTTCCAGAGCCATCATGTCCGACAGCTGCTCCTTGTTCTTCTTGGTCAGCTTCTTGCAGTGGGAAACCACCTCCTGTAGTCACGTTAGTTAATCAAATAAATGGATGAGAAGTGTGATGGACTACGGACACTTCTAGGCACCTTCCAAATCAAAAATGAATAGAACGTCTGAAACAGGTGTAGTAATAACGGAATGAAATAGGCTCCGACCTGCAGCGTGACACGGTTGCGGACCAGCAGTCCTATCTTGAGGTCCATTAGGTCCAGGTCAGTCTCTAGCTGGCGGTTGGAGCGAATGGtcctcaccacctcctccctcaTACGCAGCAGCTCCCCCTCCTGGCGGATGTCGTTGTCACCCATCTCCAGCAGGTGGGCAAACTTCCTCACTACTGACAGAGGAGGGGTAGTGGAGTGGACTGGAAGAGAGCAAGATCAAGGAGTTAATACGGGGGGATGTCAATGCAATTGAGACTGGACTTTAGTTATGATcattgtattaaaaaaaaaaagattaaaaaaaaaaaaagtgggaaACCAGGCAGACTTGTGAGTGGAGCTGTGGCCACCTACCTAGCATTCTGTATTCCCCACGGGCCTTGTTGGCTCGGAAGAATGCCTGGATCTTTATAATGGCGCCCACCTGTAGAAGGACAAAGGTCAGGCTACATTTCAAGGTATGTAGCCATTTTTAGAGCTGAGGGTTTGTgtacaggggtgatggttggctGCACTCACTTGACGTCTGAAGAAGCGCCGACGAGAAAGGTACTTCCTCCGAGCAATCCACATCTTCACACTGGCCTGGACCTAACACACAGTAAGAACAACCGATGTCAACTTCAACACAGGGTTCGTCTTCTAATTTACAAAGATAATATTTGGTCAACCTTACCCTGACCACAGCCCTCCAGTTCTGGTAGAGATACTGTAGCCTCTTTCTGTAGGCTCTCTGCTGTACGAACCTCCTCCAGTGGGActggaaacaaacacacactgagcACCTTTcagttttgaaaaatgtatttggatATGTAATGTTAGTCTGCACTGTAGTTCTATGCGTTCTATGGTTCTTAGATAGCTGACCTGGATGGTGATGATGGCTGGTAGCTGGGTGTTGAGGAAGTGCAGACGGGCACCCAGCCTCTGTCTGAGGAGGAATCCCTGGACCCTGGCCTGCAGCTGCACCACCATGCCCTCACTGGCCTTCCAATGCACCTCCCGGCCGTGGGCCGCAGTTACACTGCTCAGCACCGcctgtagagggagacagaccacAGAGACAGTCAGCCATAATAACTGTTGGCTTATCTAATCAATACAAACTCTACAGCCATACTTGTTTGTACTGAATTTACAGGTAATTTTGTATTTGACCTGTATTTCTTCGTGGCCCAGGAACACTGTGCACTGGACAAAGCCCTGCGGTCTCTCCCAGGTGCCCTCCAGCTTGTGCAGGTGGAAGTAGTAGGGGCTGTCCTCAGTCTTGGTCTTCAGCCATGGGCTCCGGTTGTCTCCTGAGTCCCAGTACATAGAGATTAGGGCTTGACACTACCTAGAagcttaaaggtagactcagtgtTATGACGCTGCCAGGAACAGCACCGCAGATACTGAGATGAGCGCGATGCAACATAGTATCTGTGCATGAACACTTCAATCTGCTACAATGTGGCGG is part of the Salvelinus fontinalis isolate EN_2023a chromosome 6, ASM2944872v1, whole genome shotgun sequence genome and harbors:
- the iqgap3 gene encoding ras GTPase-activating-like protein IQGAP3 — protein: MGDSGTQTRSGGYERLTAEEMDEQRIQNVAYQYLCRLEEAKRWMEACLHEELPAPTELEEGLRNGVLLAKLGHCFAPKIIPLKKIYDLDQERFKGMGLQFRHTDNINHWRSAMAEIGLPTMFHPETTDIYDKKNMPRTVYCIHALSLYLFRLGLAPQIHDLCGKVKFTEEEINNMKRELDKYGIQMPAFSKIGGILANEITVDEAAVHAAVIAINEAVESGNVEVTAQALRNPSAMLTNLQAHLMPVYQEMLRQARAQKAALAYTKCKGSEEKDIYEEYLTQSEIQDNIDKVNVRAAIEQVDEALDCGDSLALLAALQVPCLALRGLQRDHGPWYLEQLATDREQKALDLGCVDPLERDELQEGLCVANEEAQRNQTMQKAVRSINEALRLGEPRQTVRALMDPDAHLPDVYPFASALYQSELSPLQRQSPQGDLQQEELYVAVEMLSAVALINQAVEAKDVGAFCATLISPAAGLADIDDSLIQRYFEELGDQRRKAGRALLTWNDLQRGLNSVNAAAQEEHDQILTIGLINQALCRGDPQKTLAALLLPSSGLEGVSTLNARRYHDVLTRARKQKAEVNRDPGAELWLADIQEGVRRANQDTQRALKMSLGLAAVNQAVKEGKASQTLRVLRLPEVALRSVVAECAGVYQAELTALLGAKSVGGDNRSPWLKTKTEDSPYYFHLHKLEGTWERPQGFVQCTVFLGHEEIQAVLSSVTAAHGREVHWKASEGMVVQLQARVQGFLLRQRLGARLHFLNTQLPAIITIQSHWRRFVQQRAYRKRLQYLYQNWRAVVRVQASVKMWIARRKYLSRRRFFRRQVGAIIKIQAFFRANKARGEYRMLVHSTTPPLSVVRKFAHLLEMGDNDIRQEGELLRMREEVVRTIRSNRQLETDLDLMDLKIGLLVRNRVTLQEVVSHCKKLTKKNKEQLSDMMALEKSKGLKALSKDKREKLEAYQHLFYLLQTQPLYLAQLIFLMPQNKTTLFMETVIFTLFNYGSDCREAYLLLQLFTTALRHEIKWKVDQPQEVVTGNPTVIKMLVSFYRHARGQTALKEILGPAIREVLQDRTLSIRTDPCEIYKSWVNQTETQTGHKSSLPYEVSAEQALAHPEVQRRLDISIVNLKNLTDRLLNAITSNLHKLPYGMRYTAKVLRDSLHEKFPQASKDELYKIVGNLVYYRYMNPAVVAPDGFDVVEFSAGSSLLPEQRRILGSIARILQHAAAHKHFHGDSPHLRALNDYITLTHSKFRKFLHAACDVPEPEERFNIDEYSEMVILNKPVIYISISELLNTHKLLLEHQDSLCPDQSDPLLNLLRDLGKVPTIHALVGEGAVSAAEPHTEQTLAQYSKMEVSLTLTSKFDVFRGSDDHPDARGILLSTKQLIIDVIRAQPGDTLSEVLRASSSQDQEVQHGWMMHRRAQRDAHTPEKMKRNQSIVADGNLSLEEKKRKIQRSLRRLESLGVLTPPDSETHILQLIAKDIRHQRLYRQRRQAELVKLRQTMGSLHCKSSFHSEQVDFYSQYITTCLDNLTAKHSKVSGKKAAESKGKKSRQPTLTYTAARLHEKGVLLEIEDLPVTQFKNVIFDIVPGEEGGTFQVKARFMGVDMEKFPLKYQDLLQLQYEGVAVMKMFDKAKVNVNLLIFLLNKKFFKK